ATTGTTGGGGGTCACGACCACGGGTTGATACAATTTCACCTTTATCAAGGAATGTGTCACTAACAGAAATGGCTTGATCCAATAAACCCCCAGGGTTGTTTCGTAAATCAAGAACCAAACCTTTAAGCTTCCCTTTTGTATCATCTTGGATTTTTTTAAGCGCAGAGGTAAGGCCAGGTGTACTTTGTTCGGTAAAGCTCGTTAATCGCACATAGCCAATATCACCATTATAAATATTTGATCGCACAGATTGAATTTTAATTGAAGCGCGAACTAAATTCAGATCGAAAGGATCTTGGTCCCCGCGTTTAATCGTAAGAGTAACTTTAGAATCAACAGGGCCCCGTAATTTTTCAACGGCATCCTTTAAGGTTAATCCATAAATATCTTCTTTATTAATGCTAATGATTAAATCACCAGGCTGCACACCAGCACGGGCCGCTGGGGTGTCATCAATGGGGGAAATAACTTTAACAATTCCATTTTCCATTGAAACTTCGATACCCAACCCACCAAATTCCCCGCGGGTTTGAATTTGCATATCTTTATAATCTTTTTCGGTCAAATAGCTGGAATGAGGATCAAGAGAAGAAAGCATTCCATCAATAGCAGCTTGAACAAGTTTATCATCACCTGGTTCTTCGACATATTGGGCACGTATTTTTTCAAAAACATCACCAAAAAGATTTAACTGTTGATAGGTGGTATCATTATTATTTTTTTGTTGGGCAATAGCTATTAAAGAAAAAACAGGGCTTAATAAAAAGGCTAAAAAGAATATGCGTATTTTAAACATGCTATTTTACTCTATACAATTAATTGTTGCTTGTAATTAACCAAGGTAACGGATCTAGGGGGTTCCCATCAAGTCTAATTTCAAAATAAAGTGATGGGATGTTATTTTCTGTTTGGTCCATGGATCCCACAGGTTCACCTTCTAAGAGCCATTGCCCAACCTCGGCATCAATATGGGATAGGCCTGCAAGTAAACTGTGATATCCACGACCATGTTCAATAATCAAAATTTCTCCATAACTTCGAAAAGGACCACGAAATTTAACCTGCCCATCAAAAGGGGCAATAATTTGGGCACCTGGCCTTGTTTGAATAATAGTTCCTCTTGAAGTTTCGCCAGATGGCAATGTATCGCCGTATTTCAGTATAATTTGTCCTGTTGCTGGCATCAACAGACTATTTTTCTTGGTTGGGAATAATTTAAGATTTTTGGGTTTAATAAAACGTAAATCATTGAATGACGGTAAAGCGTCACTTGCTCTCGAATTTTGTGGATTTAAAGCTTCAAGAGAAGCCTGCTCCTTATTAGGTTGATTATCTGGGATGGGTTGTTTTTTTTGATTTTGGTCAATAGTAAAATCCAAAGGTGAAGGAGAAAGTTCAGTTAAGTTTGATAAAAGCTCCCGAAGATCACGGGCACTTTGGGCCAATTTTGAACTTTGTTCATTTAATTTTTTTTGTTCTGCTGAAGATTGAATAGTTAGATTTTTTTGAAGATTAATTAATTCTGCTACACGATTCTCAAATTTTTTAAGATTTTGCCCTTCTTCCGCTAATGTTGCTTGATGCTGGTTAATTTGTGTACGAAGGGCCTGTAATTCCGCAAGCTCATTTTGTAACTCTGCCGCCCTTTTTTTAATTGTGGGGATCACAACTTGTAGAAGAAGCCCAGTATGCACAATATCAACGGGTGCGCGATCACTTAAAAAAAAGGATTCAATAGGCTGAAGAGAGAGACGCTGTAACGCTTTTAAGGTTTGGGTTAATTGATTTTGCTGAATACCCAATTCTTTGATTTTGTTGCTTTCAGTTATAGTTAATTGTTTTAATTTTGTCT
Above is a genomic segment from Alphaproteobacteria bacterium containing:
- a CDS encoding S41 family peptidase, which gives rise to MFKIRIFFLAFLLSPVFSLIAIAQQKNNNDTTYQQLNLFGDVFEKIRAQYVEEPGDDKLVQAAIDGMLSSLDPHSSYLTEKDYKDMQIQTRGEFGGLGIEVSMENGIVKVISPIDDTPAARAGVQPGDLIISINKEDIYGLTLKDAVEKLRGPVDSKVTLTIKRGDQDPFDLNLVRASIKIQSVRSNIYNGDIGYVRLTSFTEQSTPGLTSALKKIQDDTKGKLKGLVLDLRNNPGGLLDQAISVSDTFLDKGEIVSTRGRDPQQSDRYNAKAGDLLNGLPLVVLINDGSASASEIVAGALQDHQRAVIMGTKSFGKGSVQNIIPIPGHGAIRLTTQRYYTPSGRSIQLTGIEPDIKVEQARIESLGDPNKERHEASLRGALNNPNGLTPEALKNSTTPKTEPIDAAGKTNPDALKTAVPSDKNPKASSSSTEIKLEDDYQLMRAVDLLEGLNLFQNKLANKSN
- a CDS encoding peptidoglycan DD-metalloendopeptidase family protein, with translation TKLKQLTITESNKIKELGIQQNQLTQTLKALQRLSLQPIESFFLSDRAPVDIVHTGLLLQVVIPTIKKRAAELQNELAELQALRTQINQHQATLAEEGQNLKKFENRVAELINLQKNLTIQSSAEQKKLNEQSSKLAQSARDLRELLSNLTELSPSPLDFTIDQNQKKQPIPDNQPNKEQASLEALNPQNSRASDALPSFNDLRFIKPKNLKLFPTKKNSLLMPATGQIILKYGDTLPSGETSRGTIIQTRPGAQIIAPFDGQVKFRGPFRSYGEILIIEHGRGYHSLLAGLSHIDAEVGQWLLEGEPVGSMDQTENNIPSLYFEIRLDGNPLDPLPWLITSNN